The proteins below are encoded in one region of Bremerella sp. P1:
- a CDS encoding ABC transporter ATP-binding protein, which produces MIAPRAVSIENVSHFYGKRQALVDVTLSIDPGEIFVFLGPNGGGKSTLFRLLSTLMPLAHGDISILGNGVRSHQHQVRQQIGVVFQMPSLDKKLTVLENIHQQAALYGITGAALTERTALLLNKLELEDRQKDIVEDLSGGLRRRVELAKGMLHSPKILLLDEPSTGLDPAARQAMWRYLEFLRTDQGVTVILTSHLLEEAEKADRIAILDQGKLVALDTPDALKDKIGGDTITIRSRQPEALIRKLHDELQLNASEVSELVRLETEDGPATIRSIMQTASELVDAITLAKPSLEDVFIAMTGRQFTEEVTP; this is translated from the coding sequence ATGATTGCCCCGCGCGCCGTATCCATCGAAAACGTTTCCCATTTTTATGGAAAGCGGCAAGCGCTGGTCGATGTCACGCTATCGATCGACCCGGGCGAGATCTTCGTCTTTCTCGGTCCCAATGGGGGCGGCAAGTCGACCTTGTTTCGGCTGCTTTCCACGTTGATGCCACTCGCTCACGGCGATATCAGCATCCTGGGTAATGGGGTGCGTTCGCATCAGCACCAGGTTCGCCAGCAGATTGGGGTCGTCTTTCAGATGCCCAGTCTCGATAAAAAGCTGACCGTCCTGGAAAACATCCACCAGCAGGCCGCTCTGTACGGAATTACCGGGGCCGCGCTCACCGAGCGAACTGCCTTGCTGCTGAACAAGCTGGAACTAGAAGATCGCCAGAAGGACATCGTTGAGGACCTTTCCGGAGGTCTGCGACGACGTGTCGAACTGGCCAAGGGAATGTTGCATTCGCCAAAGATCTTGCTGCTGGACGAGCCCAGCACGGGACTCGATCCGGCTGCCCGTCAAGCGATGTGGCGTTACCTGGAATTCCTGCGAACCGACCAAGGCGTCACGGTCATTCTTACCTCGCATCTCTTAGAAGAAGCGGAGAAGGCCGATCGGATTGCTATCCTCGATCAAGGCAAGCTGGTCGCGCTCGATACACCGGATGCCCTGAAGGATAAAATCGGCGGCGATACGATCACCATTCGTTCGCGTCAGCCCGAAGCACTCATTCGAAAACTGCACGACGAGTTGCAATTGAATGCCAGCGAGGTCAGCGAACTGGTGCGTCTGGAAACCGAAGACGGCCCCGCCACGATCCGTTCGATCATGCAAACGGCCAGCGAACTGGTCGATGCGATCACGCTTGCCAAGCCTTCGCTGGAAGATGTCTTTATCGCGATGACTGGTCGGCAGTTTACCGAGGAGGTAACCCCATGA
- a CDS encoding DUF420 domain-containing protein, protein MDLVTLLPHVNASLNGLATLLLVVGFVLIKLGKVDAHKWTMLGCFGVSVVFLVCYLVYHALMEGHSKTFPDYPAAWIRYSYYIMLLSHVVLAAVVPFLAVITIYLGLKDRREAHRKIAKWTFPIWLYVSITGVLVYLCLYQFFPPEAAT, encoded by the coding sequence GTGGATTTGGTAACGCTCTTACCCCATGTGAATGCATCGCTCAACGGCCTGGCGACCCTGCTGTTGGTGGTCGGCTTTGTGCTGATCAAGCTGGGTAAAGTCGATGCGCACAAATGGACGATGCTGGGCTGCTTCGGCGTATCGGTGGTCTTTCTGGTGTGCTACCTGGTGTATCACGCCTTGATGGAAGGGCACAGCAAGACGTTCCCTGATTATCCGGCTGCTTGGATTCGATACAGCTATTACATCATGCTGCTTAGCCACGTGGTGCTGGCTGCGGTTGTGCCCTTTTTGGCGGTCATTACCATTTATCTGGGCCTCAAGGATCGCCGCGAAGCCCACCGCAAGATTGCCAAATGGACCTTTCCGATCTGGCTTTATGTTTCCATTACCGGCGTCTTAGTTTATCTTTGTTTGTATCAGTTCTTTCCTCCAGAGGCCGCAACCTAG
- a CDS encoding AAA family ATPase: protein MTSENDAAAAARLAEAYELLQREIGRVIVGQEEVVEQLLIALFAGGHCLLEGVPGLAKTLMVRSLASALHLEFNRIQFTPDLMPSDITGTEIIQENRSTGERAYRFVPGPIFSNVILADEINRTPPKTQAALLESMQEKQVTAGGSKHALPKPFFVLATQNPIEQEGTYPLPEAQLDRFMFNVRIDYPSELEELEIVKRTTADVNTEISPLLTGEEIIQLAQVVRRVPVADPVAQYAIRLVRMTRRGNDIPSKMEPYIQWGAGPRASQFLVLGAKARAILQGREFATTDDVKAVALPVLRHRIRTSFNADAEGITTDHVVQQLLENIPTTVEDQQFVDAFRSSDAG from the coding sequence ATGACGAGCGAAAATGATGCCGCCGCAGCCGCCAGACTGGCCGAGGCGTATGAACTTCTGCAACGCGAAATTGGCCGCGTGATTGTCGGTCAGGAAGAAGTAGTCGAGCAGCTTCTGATCGCCCTGTTTGCAGGCGGTCACTGTCTGCTGGAAGGGGTGCCAGGGCTGGCGAAAACGTTGATGGTCCGTTCTTTGGCCAGCGCGTTGCACCTGGAGTTCAACCGTATTCAGTTCACGCCTGACCTGATGCCGTCGGATATCACTGGCACGGAAATCATTCAAGAGAATCGCAGCACCGGGGAACGAGCCTACCGCTTCGTTCCCGGTCCGATCTTCAGTAATGTGATCCTGGCGGACGAAATCAACCGAACGCCTCCCAAGACTCAGGCCGCTTTGCTCGAGTCGATGCAGGAGAAGCAGGTCACTGCCGGTGGCTCGAAGCATGCGTTGCCCAAGCCGTTCTTCGTGCTCGCCACGCAAAACCCGATCGAGCAGGAAGGTACCTACCCGCTGCCGGAAGCGCAGCTTGACCGATTCATGTTCAACGTGCGGATTGACTACCCTTCCGAACTGGAAGAACTGGAGATCGTCAAACGCACGACCGCCGATGTTAATACGGAGATTTCGCCGCTACTGACTGGCGAAGAAATCATTCAGCTTGCTCAGGTCGTGCGGCGTGTGCCGGTAGCGGATCCGGTGGCCCAGTACGCAATTCGTCTGGTCCGCATGACACGTCGCGGCAACGACATTCCGTCGAAGATGGAGCCGTACATCCAATGGGGTGCCGGTCCGCGGGCCAGCCAGTTCCTGGTGCTTGGCGCGAAAGCACGAGCCATTTTGCAAGGTCGCGAGTTCGCTACCACCGACGACGTGAAAGCCGTGGCGCTGCCGGTACTGCGGCACCGCATTCGAACGAGCTTCAACGCCGACGCGGAGGGCATCACGACCGATCATGTCGTTCAGCAGCTTTTGGAAAACATTCCCACCACGGTAGAGGACCAGCAATTTGTCGACGCTTTTAGATCCTCAGACGCTGGCTAA
- a CDS encoding SCO family protein, translating to MKPTTGIFVSAVLLILLGLTMFWAALNRGPSGGSMPIDDHATEGPEVELNREIAPFELMSAQEETFDTASLDGDVWIASFFFTACPSICKMQNQQIAILQEEFADEGIKFVSITCDPDNDTPAVLRQYAESFQAKPGVWTFLTGDMEQLKQITEGSFQVAFETQTHSDRLMVIDKAGKLRGTFRATDSTDFLRAKKMLKELLAEPYDKKATEEEVAEKEEPRKQTMDSFQLTDSLDQPFNSESLEGDIWLGSFFYTSCPGSCIMQNMEKARLRNEFKDRGLKLVSITCDPDNDTPAALAGYAERFQADPDRWYFCTGEFDYIQKIGSDFFDIKVEPQYHSDRVFLVGPDGKVIDSFRTSQKDQMESLHKTLDEMLPPAKDEAAPSETEKKD from the coding sequence ATGAAACCCACCACCGGAATTTTCGTTTCTGCCGTGCTGTTGATCCTGTTGGGACTGACGATGTTCTGGGCAGCACTCAATCGTGGCCCCAGCGGCGGTAGCATGCCGATTGACGATCACGCAACTGAGGGACCCGAGGTCGAGCTGAACCGTGAGATCGCCCCGTTCGAGCTGATGTCGGCCCAGGAAGAGACATTCGATACGGCATCTTTGGATGGAGACGTCTGGATTGCCAGCTTCTTCTTCACCGCGTGTCCTTCGATCTGCAAGATGCAAAACCAGCAGATCGCGATCCTGCAGGAAGAGTTCGCCGACGAAGGCATCAAGTTCGTTAGTATCACCTGCGATCCCGATAACGACACGCCGGCCGTTTTGCGTCAGTATGCGGAGTCATTTCAAGCGAAGCCTGGCGTATGGACTTTTTTGACTGGTGATATGGAGCAGCTGAAGCAGATCACCGAAGGATCGTTTCAGGTTGCCTTCGAGACACAAACGCACAGTGACCGCCTGATGGTCATCGACAAAGCCGGCAAGCTTCGCGGGACTTTCCGTGCGACCGATTCCACGGACTTTTTGCGTGCGAAGAAGATGCTGAAGGAACTGTTGGCTGAGCCTTATGATAAGAAAGCGACCGAAGAGGAAGTCGCAGAAAAGGAAGAACCTCGCAAGCAGACGATGGATAGCTTTCAGCTGACCGATAGTCTGGATCAGCCATTTAATAGTGAGTCGCTCGAAGGAGATATCTGGCTGGGCAGCTTCTTCTATACGTCGTGCCCCGGCAGCTGCATCATGCAGAACATGGAGAAGGCTCGGCTGCGAAACGAATTCAAAGATCGTGGCTTGAAACTGGTCAGCATCACCTGCGACCCCGATAACGATACCCCGGCAGCATTGGCTGGATATGCCGAACGCTTCCAGGCCGATCCCGATCGCTGGTACTTCTGTACCGGCGAGTTCGACTATATCCAGAAGATCGGCAGCGACTTCTTTGATATCAAAGTCGAACCGCAGTATCACAGCGATCGCGTTTTTCTGGTGGGGCCTGATGGCAAGGTGATCGACTCGTTCCGCACCAGCCAGAAAGATCAGATGGAGTCGCTGCACAAGACGCTGGATGAAATGCTTCCGCCGGCCAAGGACGAAGCTGCCCCAAGTGAAACCGAGAAGAAGGACTAA
- a CDS encoding ABC transporter permease, which translates to MTSEAIASPNPLAAAWSLCRREIVRFLRQRNRIVGAIGQPIIFWLLFGTGLTGVFRTSGQGGTDESFTVYFFPGTLLLIVLFTAIFATISIIEDRNEGFLQSVLVSPIPRWSMVLGKVLGGTILAVGQAMIFLLLGYFVGIHMNAVQLVSIFGLLVVVGIGLTSLGFWLAWRMDSTQGFHAVMNLLLMPMWLLSGAFFPIPTNTSSIGQWVLSWVMTLNPVTYALGAIRQILHAETAPSFLGGETTGQFWLPGVGLGVTITILFAIVMFALACRAAGKTRRGDWI; encoded by the coding sequence ATGACCTCCGAAGCGATTGCCAGCCCCAACCCATTGGCCGCCGCCTGGTCGCTCTGCCGCCGCGAGATCGTACGGTTTCTGCGGCAGCGGAACCGCATTGTTGGGGCGATAGGCCAGCCGATTATTTTCTGGCTTCTGTTTGGTACCGGGCTAACGGGCGTCTTTCGGACATCAGGGCAGGGGGGCACGGACGAAAGCTTCACCGTTTATTTCTTCCCAGGCACCTTGCTGCTGATTGTGCTGTTCACAGCGATCTTCGCAACGATTTCGATCATCGAAGACCGCAACGAAGGCTTCCTGCAATCGGTGCTCGTTTCGCCCATCCCGCGGTGGTCGATGGTGCTGGGTAAGGTGCTCGGCGGAACGATTCTCGCCGTAGGGCAGGCGATGATCTTTCTCTTGTTGGGCTACTTCGTCGGTATTCATATGAATGCCGTGCAGTTGGTCTCCATTTTTGGACTTTTGGTGGTCGTCGGTATTGGGCTGACGTCGCTGGGGTTCTGGCTGGCGTGGCGGATGGACTCGACGCAGGGGTTTCACGCTGTGATGAATTTGCTGCTGATGCCCATGTGGCTTTTGTCCGGGGCGTTCTTTCCCATTCCCACCAATACGTCGTCGATCGGGCAGTGGGTTTTGAGTTGGGTGATGACGCTCAATCCGGTTACCTATGCACTGGGGGCCATCCGACAAATCCTGCATGCGGAAACCGCGCCAAGCTTTTTGGGTGGGGAGACGACTGGGCAATTTTGGTTGCCCGGCGTAGGCCTTGGCGTAACGATTACCATACTATTTGCCATCGTCATGTTCGCCTTGGCCTGCCGTGCGGCAGGGAAAACAAGGCGAGGAGATTGGATATGA
- a CDS encoding DUF58 domain-containing protein codes for MSTLLDPQTLAKVQGLRLRAKHIVEGLIAGSHRSPHRGFSIEFAEHRDYAPGDDLRYLDWKVLGRTDKYYIKQFEDETNLICNLVVDVSESMRYKSPDAAMSKLEYAQCIGATLAWLILQQQDAVGLVTFDDQVRSLVSPSGSPVQLQQVIDVLQTVESKEKTQIGPLLHELSGRLSRRGLVIVLSDFFDDVESIMAGLKHLRFRKHDIILMQVLDPAELDFPFDRPTMFNGLEAFPELLADPISVRKAYREEIEAFVNDLRSQSLANQMDFVQIRTDQPFDAVLRNFFNHRNARLV; via the coding sequence TTGTCGACGCTTTTAGATCCTCAGACGCTGGCTAAAGTCCAGGGGCTGCGGCTGCGGGCAAAGCATATCGTGGAAGGGCTGATCGCCGGCTCGCATCGTAGCCCGCACCGCGGGTTCTCGATTGAGTTCGCCGAGCATCGCGACTACGCGCCCGGGGATGATCTGCGCTACCTCGACTGGAAAGTCCTCGGCCGAACTGACAAGTACTACATCAAGCAGTTCGAAGACGAAACGAATTTGATCTGTAACCTTGTGGTCGATGTCAGCGAAAGCATGCGCTACAAGAGTCCCGATGCCGCGATGAGCAAGCTTGAGTATGCCCAGTGTATTGGGGCGACGCTGGCCTGGTTAATTTTGCAGCAGCAAGACGCCGTCGGGCTGGTTACGTTCGACGATCAGGTTCGTTCGCTGGTATCCCCCAGTGGAAGTCCTGTGCAACTGCAGCAAGTCATCGACGTACTGCAAACCGTCGAATCGAAAGAGAAAACACAGATTGGCCCCCTTTTGCACGAACTATCAGGCCGGCTGAGTCGTCGAGGCTTAGTGATCGTGCTCAGTGACTTCTTCGACGATGTCGAGTCGATCATGGCCGGTCTGAAGCATCTGCGGTTTCGCAAGCACGACATCATTTTGATGCAGGTGCTCGACCCAGCGGAACTCGATTTTCCCTTTGATCGTCCCACTATGTTCAACGGACTGGAGGCATTTCCCGAGTTGTTGGCCGATCCTATTTCCGTTCGCAAAGCGTATCGCGAAGAGATCGAGGCTTTCGTCAATGACCTTCGCAGCCAGTCTTTGGCGAACCAGATGGATTTCGTCCAGATCCGTACCGACCAACCTTTCGACGCCGTGCTTCGTAACTTTTTCAATCACCGCAATGCCCGGCTTGTGTAG
- a CDS encoding outer membrane protein assembly factor BamB family protein produces MRSRPTLTSRSAGLVWVLPLLLLGATQALGQAQDVFARAEFSLTVELPETKNDTKNLLAQVDQQLQQQKWQDAIDTLERLISGHGDELIVQGSDQVDLGSEYVYYVELKTYLRRRISEYSRQMPEFLEVYRTRIDSLAKQDLDAAIASRDPAQLSAAINTYFLSKHADEALLHMGDLLLEQGRFNEARTAWERISPRYRTPEDPEGVLLAMPGQPIWVAVDGVDWGKHLDYIESLLDENQASSSLATTADSDVDPAAVWARLCLASWLEGSSDRAAVELELLRQLHPDAQGYLGGRDVNYAQFLTKLVASSPGEHASRHANTWPTYAGSYARTAKAELPERAKTFKPNWSVSLETQSLSRVGGRNGFGEDRELQRIPLVAESSDALLSTFPAVMDGNVIVADEERVRAFQLDSGLPAFPTEGSQFFDRDELDYGAFHTGGRRLDFDFNMRGRRRGSPLSAMSLKLIHALGPDRFTLSSDDRKLVARIGTTAIGVPYVQSQFQDPADMVVFDMRKEGKLEARIPPVTELSGPWSFEGTAIIQGNRLYCGMIKSGVRDESAVACFDWTTSQMLWRRTICLTQPYGSGLVAGGEYGFRSHNLLTLKDGVLYYNTNHGVIAALQADRGEMLWLTRYPRRGLIPDKLEMAHSLVQRNVNPCIVTRGLVVTMPLDCERLLALDAATGQLVWQTVPGGLDPLHLVGATKDDVLVSGEQLFWVHLYSGKIRAEFPNVDQMFRDRGYGRPALVGDQVYWPTRDKIFRLATQLDSSGSVKEAALPVDLLQYGEEGGNVVVAGGQMIVASPSRLTVYSPSPLLEPPDASSTNESN; encoded by the coding sequence ATGAGATCTAGGCCAACGCTGACATCGCGATCTGCAGGACTTGTTTGGGTCCTTCCCCTCTTGCTCCTGGGCGCGACTCAAGCCTTGGGCCAGGCTCAGGATGTATTTGCCCGGGCTGAGTTCTCGCTGACGGTCGAACTACCTGAAACCAAAAACGACACCAAGAACCTGCTGGCCCAGGTCGATCAGCAACTGCAACAACAAAAGTGGCAGGATGCGATCGACACCCTGGAACGGCTTATCAGTGGTCATGGTGACGAACTCATTGTCCAGGGAAGCGACCAGGTCGACCTGGGAAGTGAGTATGTCTACTACGTCGAACTGAAGACGTATCTGCGTCGCCGCATCTCCGAGTATTCTCGGCAGATGCCCGAGTTCCTCGAGGTCTACCGCACACGCATCGATTCGTTGGCCAAGCAAGATCTCGACGCCGCGATAGCCTCCCGCGATCCGGCCCAGCTCTCTGCTGCGATCAATACCTACTTTCTCAGCAAGCACGCCGACGAGGCGCTGCTGCACATGGGAGATCTCCTTCTCGAACAAGGTCGCTTTAACGAAGCCCGCACTGCCTGGGAACGCATCTCTCCCCGTTATCGGACGCCAGAAGATCCGGAAGGTGTTTTGCTGGCCATGCCGGGGCAGCCAATCTGGGTTGCCGTCGATGGTGTCGACTGGGGAAAGCACCTCGATTACATCGAAAGCTTATTAGACGAGAACCAGGCATCGAGTTCGCTGGCGACCACCGCCGATAGCGATGTCGATCCGGCCGCCGTCTGGGCTCGACTTTGCCTGGCATCGTGGCTGGAAGGGAGCAGCGATCGTGCTGCCGTCGAACTGGAACTGTTGCGGCAACTCCATCCCGATGCCCAGGGGTATCTGGGAGGGCGTGACGTTAACTATGCCCAGTTCCTGACCAAGCTGGTAGCCTCGTCACCTGGCGAGCATGCTTCGCGACACGCGAATACCTGGCCAACCTATGCAGGCTCCTACGCTCGCACCGCCAAGGCCGAATTGCCGGAGCGGGCCAAGACGTTCAAACCGAACTGGAGCGTCTCGCTCGAGACTCAATCGTTGTCGCGTGTCGGAGGCCGAAACGGCTTTGGCGAAGATCGGGAACTGCAACGTATTCCATTGGTGGCTGAATCGTCCGATGCACTCCTCAGTACGTTTCCCGCGGTAATGGATGGCAATGTCATCGTCGCGGATGAAGAGCGAGTACGTGCGTTCCAGCTCGATAGCGGCCTGCCTGCGTTTCCGACCGAGGGCTCCCAGTTCTTTGATCGAGATGAACTCGATTACGGTGCGTTCCATACCGGCGGTCGTCGACTCGATTTCGATTTTAATATGCGTGGTCGTCGACGTGGTTCACCCCTGTCGGCCATGTCGCTGAAACTGATTCATGCCCTGGGCCCCGATCGCTTCACGCTCTCGTCCGACGACAGGAAACTCGTCGCACGGATCGGAACGACCGCGATCGGTGTTCCCTACGTCCAGTCGCAGTTTCAAGACCCGGCCGACATGGTCGTGTTCGACATGCGGAAGGAAGGCAAGCTCGAAGCGCGGATACCTCCAGTGACCGAGCTTTCCGGTCCTTGGTCATTCGAAGGCACGGCGATCATCCAGGGAAACCGTCTTTACTGCGGGATGATCAAGTCAGGCGTTCGAGACGAGTCTGCCGTGGCATGCTTCGACTGGACGACTTCGCAGATGTTGTGGCGGCGAACGATCTGCCTGACACAGCCCTACGGAAGTGGTCTGGTCGCCGGCGGAGAGTATGGCTTTCGTTCGCACAACTTGCTGACGCTCAAAGATGGCGTCCTGTATTACAACACCAATCATGGCGTGATCGCTGCACTCCAGGCTGATCGCGGCGAAATGCTGTGGCTCACGCGTTATCCACGCCGGGGCTTGATTCCCGATAAGCTTGAAATGGCACACTCGCTGGTACAGCGCAACGTCAACCCATGCATTGTTACCCGCGGGCTCGTAGTCACTATGCCGCTTGACTGCGAGCGTCTGTTGGCCCTTGATGCGGCAACGGGGCAGTTAGTCTGGCAAACGGTCCCCGGCGGTCTCGATCCGCTGCACCTGGTGGGTGCGACCAAGGATGATGTCCTGGTCAGTGGCGAACAACTGTTCTGGGTTCACCTATATTCCGGCAAGATTCGGGCCGAGTTCCCCAACGTAGATCAAATGTTCCGCGATCGAGGATACGGCCGTCCGGCGCTGGTCGGTGACCAAGTGTACTGGCCGACTCGCGACAAGATCTTCCGCCTTGCAACGCAGCTTGATTCGAGCGGCAGCGTGAAAGAAGCCGCGTTGCCAGTCGATCTGCTGCAATACGGGGAAGAAGGTGGCAATGTCGTCGTAGCCGGAGGGCAGATGATCGTTGCTTCTCCTAGCCGTTTGACGGTTTATTCGCCATCGCCCCTGCTAGAACCTCCCGACGCCTCTTCCACAAACGAATCCAACTAA
- a CDS encoding BatA domain-containing protein translates to MNPFAFSSATMLLWGLAAVAPILIHLWNRRRYRETDWAAMKFLLAAMKKNRRRIQVEQLLLLLVRCAILLFFAIALADISCTGGSGISGFGGPGSATHTVLVIDQSYSMAYGEEGQTRLDQAKELARRIVNEAGEGDGFTLLAMGRTAKGIISEPAFDPNDVLRELEQIEIDPGVAALDLALAEIEGTLRMAARDFPRLRRAQVCILTDYGDVTWKEAASQTNEQVLAKIEELAVMQTFDVGQPQTTNSAIIGATQLTPYLTPNQSARFRVDLSCDNASQLPSQVVQMLVDGRLVSQKVVPFVDNQVVSVEMNTVFTQPGTHAIEFRLEDDLLATDNRRFIVVEVKPQLRILCLADDVPSLKFLKLALDPSDSIQSPVKVETMSASALMDIDLLSYDAVYLSNVAQIAPDEAAILRTFVQRGGGLVLFLGDRVQAASYNAALAKGDDTASSLIDIKLDGPTPRGEYFLDPRQYESPLLESFRGQQAGGLLTTPVWNYFKVTTSEDSTAQTALWFGTGDPAIVTSRYQTLSQDKEDAVATRLGGNVIVFCLPASTDSVDRSLDPPAAWTVFPTWPSFPPLVQESLSLAVASQFDRRNRELGDVFEGVIEGDPGANLIEVILPDDQSSRIEAVARDDRLFWAFDGTDKVGIYRSKSLSDRATEKVEFAVNADTRESDLSRVSMENVPPSLQPGDRGFDPASGGQMAAVPASVELFRYALVLVMGLLFFESFLAYRFGAAAR, encoded by the coding sequence GTGAATCCATTCGCTTTTTCCAGTGCGACGATGCTGTTATGGGGATTGGCCGCCGTGGCGCCGATTCTCATTCATCTGTGGAATCGTCGTCGCTATCGCGAAACGGATTGGGCCGCGATGAAGTTTCTGTTGGCTGCGATGAAGAAGAATCGTCGCCGCATTCAAGTCGAACAGTTGCTATTGCTGTTGGTTCGCTGTGCGATTCTGTTGTTTTTCGCGATCGCTTTGGCCGATATCTCTTGCACCGGTGGCTCAGGCATCAGTGGCTTTGGCGGTCCCGGCTCGGCCACACATACCGTTTTAGTGATCGATCAGTCGTACAGCATGGCTTACGGCGAAGAAGGTCAGACTCGCCTCGATCAGGCCAAGGAACTGGCTCGTCGAATCGTCAACGAAGCTGGCGAAGGAGATGGGTTCACGCTGCTGGCGATGGGCCGCACGGCCAAAGGAATCATTTCCGAACCAGCGTTCGACCCGAACGACGTGCTGCGGGAACTCGAGCAGATCGAGATCGACCCTGGCGTCGCGGCGCTTGATCTTGCCCTGGCGGAAATCGAAGGAACACTACGAATGGCAGCCCGGGACTTCCCTCGACTTCGTCGTGCCCAGGTCTGCATTCTGACCGACTACGGCGATGTGACTTGGAAAGAGGCCGCTTCGCAAACTAACGAACAGGTACTGGCCAAGATCGAAGAGCTGGCGGTCATGCAGACATTCGATGTCGGTCAGCCGCAAACAACCAACAGTGCGATCATCGGGGCGACGCAGCTTACGCCTTATCTAACGCCAAACCAGTCGGCTCGGTTTCGAGTTGATCTTTCGTGCGACAACGCCTCGCAACTTCCCAGCCAGGTCGTACAGATGCTCGTCGATGGTCGGCTCGTCTCACAGAAGGTGGTGCCGTTCGTTGACAATCAGGTGGTATCGGTCGAAATGAATACGGTCTTCACCCAGCCTGGTACCCATGCGATCGAGTTTCGATTAGAGGACGACCTGCTGGCGACTGATAACCGTCGCTTTATTGTGGTGGAAGTAAAGCCGCAGTTGCGGATCTTGTGTTTGGCCGACGACGTTCCTTCGCTCAAGTTTTTGAAGCTGGCCCTCGATCCGTCGGATTCGATCCAGTCGCCCGTCAAGGTCGAGACGATGAGTGCTTCGGCACTGATGGATATCGACCTGCTGTCCTACGATGCCGTCTACCTGTCCAACGTGGCTCAGATCGCTCCGGACGAGGCCGCCATTCTTCGCACGTTTGTCCAACGCGGCGGCGGACTCGTGTTGTTCCTGGGCGACCGGGTGCAAGCGGCCAGCTACAACGCAGCCTTGGCCAAAGGGGATGATACTGCGTCGTCGCTAATCGATATCAAGCTCGATGGACCGACCCCGCGCGGCGAGTACTTTTTAGATCCCCGACAGTATGAGAGTCCACTGCTGGAGTCGTTTCGCGGACAGCAAGCTGGCGGCCTGCTAACGACCCCTGTGTGGAATTACTTCAAGGTCACCACCAGCGAAGACTCCACGGCACAAACGGCCCTCTGGTTTGGTACCGGCGATCCCGCGATTGTGACGTCGCGTTATCAAACGCTTTCGCAAGATAAGGAAGATGCCGTCGCGACTCGACTTGGGGGCAACGTGATTGTTTTCTGCCTGCCGGCCAGTACCGACTCGGTCGATCGTTCGCTCGATCCGCCGGCTGCTTGGACAGTTTTTCCGACTTGGCCAAGCTTCCCACCGTTGGTGCAAGAGTCTCTCTCGCTGGCCGTCGCTTCGCAGTTCGATCGCCGTAATCGCGAGCTCGGCGACGTCTTTGAAGGTGTCATCGAAGGAGACCCTGGTGCGAACCTCATCGAGGTGATTTTGCCGGATGATCAATCGAGCCGGATCGAAGCGGTGGCCCGTGATGATCGCTTGTTCTGGGCGTTTGACGGAACCGATAAGGTTGGCATTTATCGCTCGAAGTCACTTTCTGATAGGGCGACCGAAAAGGTTGAATTCGCCGTTAACGCCGATACCCGCGAAAGTGATTTGAGCCGGGTCTCGATGGAGAACGTGCCGCCATCGCTCCAGCCAGGTGACCGTGGATTCGACCCGGCCTCCGGCGGTCAGATGGCAGCCGTACCGGCTTCGGTGGAACTCT
- a CDS encoding cytochrome C oxidase subunit IV family protein, which yields MSEPNTHPPAHEHHLHNDEELHASTGNTKYWVVFVALCLLTMCSFLTYFDWWDTAIPPHVSMAFMMAVSCGKALLVMLFFMHLLWEANWKWVLTVPAGMMAIFLACMLIPDIGMRTEKYSQSRWLHAPVPHVHVDDAAALDQAPAAH from the coding sequence GTGAGCGAACCGAATACACATCCACCGGCGCACGAGCATCATTTGCACAACGACGAAGAGCTGCATGCTTCGACCGGTAACACCAAGTACTGGGTGGTCTTTGTGGCTTTGTGCCTGCTGACGATGTGCTCGTTTCTGACCTATTTCGATTGGTGGGATACGGCCATTCCGCCCCACGTGAGCATGGCCTTCATGATGGCCGTCTCGTGCGGCAAGGCCTTGCTGGTCATGTTGTTCTTCATGCACCTTTTGTGGGAAGCCAACTGGAAGTGGGTGCTGACCGTTCCCGCTGGCATGATGGCCATCTTCCTGGCTTGTATGCTGATTCCGGATATCGGCATGCGAACCGAAAAGTACTCGCAAAGCCGTTGGCTGCACGCTCCGGTGCCCCATGTCCATGTCGACGATGCCGCCGCGCTGGATCAGGCCCCGGCTGCTCATTAA